From one Deltaproteobacteria bacterium genomic stretch:
- a CDS encoding RNA polymerase sigma factor: protein MVRKTSLKMSLSFNKDFSSSPASHLNEGELIRGLTRKEEWAYRQLIDQWSDKLYRLAYRFLGKKEEAEEIVQEVLQKVVEKIDTFQGDSSLYTWMYRIAVNQ from the coding sequence TGTCACTTTCTTTTAACAAAGATTTTTCCTCGTCTCCTGCATCTCACCTTAATGAAGGGGAGCTCATTCGCGGACTTACTCGAAAAGAGGAATGGGCTTACCGCCAACTGATCGATCAATGGTCGGACAAACTGTACCGGCTGGCGTATCGATTTTTAGGGAAAAAAGAAGAGGCCGAGGAAATCGTGCAGGAGGTACTGCAAAAAGTGGTGGAAAAGATCGATACCTTTCAAGGGGATTCATCCCTGTACACATGGATGTATCGTATCGCCGTCAATCAG